A window from Bacillota bacterium encodes these proteins:
- a CDS encoding (Fe-S)-binding protein — protein sequence MFLNHIDIYHISPCFAEAGKIRVKARLSDDITEVMPYLHRVVKNANYNAYAPNLTMFLEFRMITLEPNNLILIKAFNDTDARQVLAWLKDLINNTAERRDEIEPLYETRQRPHPLQLFTWLPRTNCKECGEKSCLAFAALLFVGQQSLERCRPLFTDDNQEQREVLLKLVEALGHDISHMRT from the coding sequence ATGTTTCTGAATCATATTGATATATATCATATTTCACCCTGTTTTGCCGAAGCCGGAAAGATTCGGGTTAAAGCAAGGTTGTCTGATGACATAACCGAGGTAATGCCGTACCTGCACAGGGTGGTAAAAAACGCCAATTACAATGCTTATGCCCCAAATTTAACTATGTTCCTTGAGTTTCGGATGATCACTCTTGAGCCAAATAATCTTATACTGATTAAAGCTTTTAACGATACTGATGCCCGGCAGGTGTTGGCCTGGCTTAAGGATCTGATTAACAATACAGCTGAGCGAAGGGATGAAATTGAGCCGCTTTATGAAACCAGGCAGAGGCCACATCCGCTGCAGCTTTTCACATGGTTACCGCGTACAAACTGTAAAGAGTGTGGTGAAAAATCATGCCTTGCCTTTGCAGCTCTACTATTTGTTGGTCAGCAGAGTCTTGAGCGATGCAGACCATTGTTTACTGATGATAATCAGGAACAGCGCGAAGTTTTGCTGAAGCTTGTGGAAGCTTTAGGGCACGATATTTCTCATATGCGAACATAA
- a CDS encoding DUF2207 domain-containing protein gives MKKDQSSSLVMIYRLIAIVLIIAAVIILVPASAGAQDGRSFYFPSVIIEAEINPDGTMRVVEERTFRFSGTYRGAWSYIYLKHNAIIRDVLVSENGEPYQEMPVGTIDIPGIFYVEYKPDQVYIDWSYSASNEDRTFTISYMVDNAVQIHQDVAELYWQFIGSEWGERTDYARVTLNLPDGADQDDIRAWGHGPLQGNVTIVSPTTIIWDVASLPANTFLEARVAFPIDLVANSSNFTGRNGLPGMLADEERWAREANLKRTVSRLDFLAGPLIFIGLLISYIITAVKSKRDPEMYRGDYYRELPDEYSPAEAGYLVRMGRTAPEDFTATVMDLARRGHLKLEEYQGESGLILKRKFTDYRIIPTEGKDKLSGHEQHLHSFIFGQVSSYNNAGTTLKEIESYGRKQRVSTAAFYKKWIEIIKKEAEEHKFFRGVSWKGILAGVIFTLIGIPMLFLGMYVTGGIAVFTGPFIAVAFGLTKRLTPYGADQNAKWKAFKRFLLHFSQLDRSTIPSLIIWEHYLVYAIVLGVAKQVMEQLHLVYPELKTDTPMIWPAYGMLASNPTRFNSLTTSMEQSFKTAFQSSTSSGSGGGGGFSGGGGGGGGGGGGGAR, from the coding sequence ATGAAAAAGGATCAATCTAGTTCATTAGTTATGATTTATCGTCTGATTGCCATTGTATTGATCATCGCAGCGGTTATTATACTTGTTCCGGCTTCAGCAGGTGCACAGGATGGCCGCTCTTTTTATTTCCCATCGGTAATTATCGAAGCTGAAATAAACCCTGACGGAACGATGCGGGTTGTCGAAGAGAGAACCTTCCGGTTCAGTGGTACTTACCGCGGCGCCTGGTCATATATATACCTGAAGCACAATGCGATAATCAGGGACGTTCTGGTCAGTGAGAATGGTGAACCATACCAGGAAATGCCGGTAGGAACAATTGATATTCCGGGAATTTTCTATGTGGAATATAAGCCGGACCAAGTATATATAGACTGGAGTTATTCAGCTTCAAACGAGGACCGTACTTTCACGATCAGTTATATGGTCGATAATGCAGTTCAGATCCACCAGGATGTTGCCGAACTGTACTGGCAGTTTATCGGCAGTGAATGGGGAGAGCGCACCGATTATGCTCGTGTAACCCTAAATCTGCCCGATGGTGCGGATCAAGATGATATAAGAGCCTGGGGACACGGTCCCCTGCAGGGAAATGTAACTATAGTCAGCCCGACTACCATTATATGGGATGTGGCCAGTTTACCGGCTAACACTTTTTTGGAGGCCAGGGTTGCTTTTCCCATCGATCTTGTTGCAAATTCGTCAAACTTCACAGGTAGAAACGGTCTGCCCGGAATGTTGGCCGATGAGGAGAGATGGGCTCGTGAAGCCAACCTTAAAAGAACAGTTTCACGGCTTGATTTTTTAGCCGGCCCCTTGATATTCATCGGGCTTCTCATTTCCTATATCATAACTGCAGTAAAATCGAAAAGGGATCCGGAAATGTACAGGGGAGATTACTACCGCGAACTCCCTGATGAATACAGCCCCGCTGAAGCGGGATACCTGGTACGTATGGGTCGAACGGCTCCTGAAGATTTTACGGCAACCGTTATGGATCTGGCCCGCAGAGGTCACCTCAAACTGGAAGAATATCAGGGAGAAAGTGGACTGATTCTTAAACGCAAGTTTACAGATTACAGGATTATACCTACCGAAGGAAAAGATAAGCTCAGCGGCCACGAACAGCATTTGCACAGCTTCATTTTCGGACAGGTCAGTAGTTACAATAACGCCGGGACTACTTTAAAAGAGATTGAAAGCTACGGCCGAAAGCAGCGTGTGAGTACGGCTGCGTTCTATAAGAAGTGGATAGAAATAATCAAGAAGGAAGCCGAAGAGCATAAATTTTTCAGAGGTGTATCATGGAAAGGTATACTTGCCGGTGTCATTTTCACTCTGATTGGAATCCCCATGCTTTTTTTGGGTATGTATGTGACCGGTGGGATTGCTGTTTTTACCGGGCCGTTTATTGCTGTTGCTTTCGGTCTGACTAAACGGCTTACGCCGTATGGTGCCGATCAGAATGCAAAGTGGAAAGCTTTCAAGAGATTTTTACTGCACTTCTCTCAGCTTGACCGTTCAACCATACCATCTCTTATTATTTGGGAGCATTATCTTGTTTACGCCATCGTTTTGGGTGTAGCCAAGCAGGTCATGGAACAGCTCCATCTTGTTTATCCGGAGTTGAAAACTGACACACCTATGATCTGGCCCGCTTACGGGATGCTGGCCTCAAATCCTACCCGTTTCAACAGCCTGACAACATCAATGGAACAGTCTTTTAAGACTGCTTTTCAGTCTTCCACTTCGTCAGGTTCCGGTGGTGGCGGAGGTTTTTCCGGAGGCGGCGGCGGAGGCGGCGGTGGTGGCGGGGGCGGCGCCCGCTGA
- a CDS encoding aminotransferase class V-fold PLP-dependent enzyme, which produces MPVYFDNAATSYPKPESVYQAIADYMRDIGSSPGRGTYSMARRAEEVLFSTRTALGRLFSISDVTRIIFTSNVTESINLVLKGFLKPCDHVITTHMEHNALWRPLKVLEHERGVEISVLDCPDGRAFDPGLVENLIRDNTRLIAVNHASNVTGTLMPVKEVGRICANHNIPLLVDAAQTAGSFPIDVEELKISLLAFTGHKCLLGPTGTGGLYIAPGIDLKPLKEGGTGGDSLLEHQPDHLPDRFEAGTLNAAGIAGLGAGVKYILDHDLEKIRSHDLELTRYALKQLNDLPGLIIYGPDAADDRTAVISFNFSDIAPEEVTYVLDEVYDIMARSGLHCAPQAHRSIGTVDGGTVRISFGIFNSFEEIDHLIVALKEISLA; this is translated from the coding sequence ATGCCGGTATATTTTGATAATGCTGCTACATCTTATCCGAAACCGGAATCTGTATATCAGGCTATAGCTGATTATATGCGTGATATCGGGTCCAGTCCGGGAAGAGGCACATACAGCATGGCCAGAAGGGCGGAAGAGGTTCTTTTCAGCACCAGAACTGCTCTTGGCAGGCTCTTTAGTATTAGCGATGTTACCCGTATTATCTTTACCTCCAATGTAACAGAATCGATTAATCTTGTGCTTAAAGGATTCCTGAAACCTTGCGACCATGTCATAACCACCCATATGGAACATAATGCACTCTGGCGGCCGCTGAAAGTTCTGGAGCATGAAAGAGGCGTTGAAATATCAGTTCTGGATTGTCCTGATGGCCGTGCATTTGATCCCGGATTGGTTGAGAATTTAATTCGAGACAACACCCGGTTGATTGCTGTCAACCACGCATCCAATGTGACCGGAACCCTGATGCCGGTTAAAGAAGTAGGCAGAATTTGTGCGAACCATAATATTCCGCTATTGGTGGATGCTGCTCAGACAGCCGGTTCATTTCCGATTGATGTTGAGGAACTTAAAATAAGCCTGCTCGCTTTTACCGGTCATAAATGTTTACTTGGCCCGACCGGAACAGGCGGTCTTTATATTGCACCTGGGATTGATCTCAAACCTCTCAAAGAGGGAGGGACCGGTGGTGATTCTTTGCTCGAGCATCAACCTGATCATTTGCCCGACCGTTTTGAAGCGGGAACATTGAATGCAGCCGGTATAGCCGGTTTGGGAGCCGGCGTAAAATATATCCTTGATCACGATCTAGAAAAGATCAGATCCCATGATCTTGAATTAACCAGGTATGCCCTGAAGCAGTTGAATGATTTACCGGGTTTAATTATTTACGGACCGGATGCAGCAGATGATCGAACAGCTGTTATTTCTTTTAATTTCAGTGATATTGCGCCGGAAGAGGTGACCTATGTCCTGGATGAAGTGTATGACATAATGGCCCGCTCCGGCCTGCATTGTGCCCCGCAGGCCCACCGCTCGATCGGGACTGTTGATGGAGGAACTGTCAGGATCAGTTTCGGTATATTTAATAGTTTTGAAGAAATTGATCATCTGATAGTAGCTCTGAAAGAAATATCATTAGCTTGA
- a CDS encoding metalloregulator ArsR/SmtB family transcription factor, producing MPKNQYEIQTEFFKALAHPTRLQILELLRPGEKCVCEIFPALSLEQSVVSRHLSILKREGLVHSRKEGLKVIYALSDTRIYEVIDLLSEVIRQIWHEKAELVR from the coding sequence ATGCCGAAGAATCAATATGAAATTCAGACTGAATTTTTTAAAGCGCTTGCCCACCCTACAAGACTGCAAATACTTGAACTGCTGCGGCCAGGAGAGAAATGCGTATGCGAAATATTTCCTGCGTTAAGCCTCGAACAATCTGTGGTTTCGCGTCATCTATCAATTTTAAAACGAGAAGGTTTGGTCCATTCGCGTAAAGAAGGTCTAAAAGTTATTTACGCGCTTTCTGATACACGGATATATGAAGTAATTGATCTTCTATCCGAAGTGATCAGGCAGATTTGGCATGAAAAAGCGGAACTTGTTCGATAA
- a CDS encoding LemA family protein yields the protein MGWAILAIIVLLVLFFVGTYNRLVTLRQRIKNAWAQIEVQLKRRYDLIPNLVNTVKGYATHERETFEKVTEARNMAIQAKNVNEQAGAENMLSGALKTLFAVAENYPELKADANFRQLQEELANTEGKIAFSRQFYNDTVMSYNTTIQKFPTVLIAGMFGFHKEEYFNLDEEAAAREAVKVEF from the coding sequence ATGGGTTGGGCTATACTGGCAATAATTGTTCTACTTGTACTGTTTTTCGTTGGAACTTATAACAGGCTGGTTACCCTGCGCCAGAGAATTAAAAATGCCTGGGCGCAAATTGAGGTTCAGCTGAAGAGGCGCTATGACCTGATACCAAACCTGGTTAATACCGTAAAGGGATATGCCACTCATGAAAGAGAGACATTTGAGAAAGTCACCGAAGCCCGAAATATGGCTATACAGGCAAAAAATGTTAATGAACAGGCCGGTGCAGAGAATATGCTGTCAGGAGCTTTGAAAACACTCTTTGCCGTGGCAGAAAATTATCCCGAATTAAAGGCAGATGCCAACTTCCGCCAGTTGCAGGAAGAGTTGGCCAATACAGAAGGTAAGATTGCCTTTTCCAGGCAGTTTTACAATGATACTGTAATGAGCTATAACACAACAATCCAGAAATTCCCGACAGTGTTGATTGCCGGTATGTTTGGGTTCCATAAAGAAGAGTACTTCAACCTGGATGAAGAAGCCGCAGCCCGTGAAGCTGTAAAAGTTGAATTCTAG